In Necator americanus strain Aroian chromosome IV, whole genome shotgun sequence, the following proteins share a genomic window:
- a CDS encoding hypothetical protein (NECATOR_CHRIV.G17307.T5) — MLLLLMLISQTNFDGSNFLDEDRSFQVDPDGSSEYDDLEEIKSCVPFYDLIEKHVQLKTGKRDQAPVTTFSLVAAYEYVDYAVITMEVDRWYGRNDAYYMSVTESPYEDVIETVAVIDRTMKDPKYSLSMCVKPMYGMGTKFLLFTEFIEHYKLQGVQYFYIYVKDLDEYTRKLMMHYVKSGEAEVVFFREEQDRPSIEWHLVGTQGYKTLNDHLPTLVFHNTSSPGPIGHTAKCVIDPEKVFLMWVHHVELYFPGYEGYEVPTSDAIIRHYRDINSGEWGTLYLPEVETFGPFNITLYPWRFMTTLYKNVKNRLDRVYLQQTSPYGIQ, encoded by the exons TGCTGTTATTGTTAATGTTAATAAGCCAGACGAATTTCGATGGTAGTAATTTCCTTGATGAGGACCGCAGCTTTCAAGTTGATCCGG ATGGATCTAGCGAATATGATGAtttagaagaaatcaaatcatGCGTACCATTTTACGATCTGATTGAGAAGCACGTGCAATTGAAGACCGGTAAGCGTGATCAGGCACCGGTGACCACGTTCTCGTTGGTTGCCGCATATGAATACGTTGACTACGCAGTGATTACGATGGAGGTAGATCGATGGTATgg GAGGAATGATGCTTACTATATGAGTGTCACTGAAAGTCCTTACGAGGATGTTATTGAAACCGTTGCAGTCATTGACCGGACAATGAAGG ATCCAAAGTATTCGCTATCAATGTGCGTAAAGCCAATGTACGGAATGGGCacgaaatttttgctttttaccGAATTTATTGAACACTACAAACTTCAAGGTGTTCAGTATTTCTATATATACGTCAAAGATTTGGATGAATACACTAGAAAG CTCATGATGCACTATGTGAAGAGCGGTGAAGCAGAAGTTGTGTTCTTCAGAGAGGAACAAGATCGACCGAGTATAGAATGGCATCTGGTTGGCACTCAG GGTTATAAAACTCTCAACGACCATCTTCCCACATTAGTGTTCCATAACACATCTTCTCCTGGACCCATTGGGCACACTGCCAAATGTGTAATTGACCCTGAAAAG GTATTCTTGATGTGGGTACATCACGTGGAGCTATATTTTCCCGGATATGAAGGATATGAAGTCCCTACAAGTGATGCGATTATTCG gcACTATCGTGATATCAACTCAGGCGAATGGGGCACACTTTACCTTCCTGAAGTGGAGACGTTTGGCCCATTCAACATCACATTATATCCATGGCGATTTATGACTACTCTGTACAAAAACGTAAAGAACAGGCTGGATCGAGTATATTTACAACAAACATCCCCTTATGGTATACagtaa
- a CDS encoding hypothetical protein (NECATOR_CHRIV.G17307.T4): MIVSDGSSEYDDLEEIKSCVPFYDLIEKHVQLKTGKRDQAPVTTFSLVAAYEYVDYAVITMEVDRWYGRNDAYYMSVTESPYEDVIETVAVIDRTMKDPKYSLSMCVKPMYGMGTKFLLFTEFIEHYKLQGVQYFYIYVKDLDEYTRKLMMHYVKSGEAEVVFFREEQDRPSIEWHLVGTQGYKTLNDHLPTLVFHNTSSPGPIGHTAKCVIDPEKVFLMWVHHVELYFPGYEGYEVPTSDAIIRHYRDINSGEWGTLYLPEVETFGPFNITLYPWRFMTTLYKNVKNRLDRVYLQQTSPYGIQ, from the exons ATGATTGTTTCAGATGGATCTAGCGAATATGATGAtttagaagaaatcaaatcatGCGTACCATTTTACGATCTGATTGAGAAGCACGTGCAATTGAAGACCGGTAAGCGTGATCAGGCACCGGTGACCACGTTCTCGTTGGTTGCCGCATATGAATACGTTGACTACGCAGTGATTACGATGGAGGTAGATCGATGGTATgg GAGGAATGATGCTTACTATATGAGTGTCACTGAAAGTCCTTACGAGGATGTTATTGAAACCGTTGCAGTCATTGACCGGACAATGAAGG ATCCAAAGTATTCGCTATCAATGTGCGTAAAGCCAATGTACGGAATGGGCacgaaatttttgctttttaccGAATTTATTGAACACTACAAACTTCAAGGTGTTCAGTATTTCTATATATACGTCAAAGATTTGGATGAATACACTAGAAAG CTCATGATGCACTATGTGAAGAGCGGTGAAGCAGAAGTTGTGTTCTTCAGAGAGGAACAAGATCGACCGAGTATAGAATGGCATCTGGTTGGCACTCAG GGTTATAAAACTCTCAACGACCATCTTCCCACATTAGTGTTCCATAACACATCTTCTCCTGGACCCATTGGGCACACTGCCAAATGTGTAATTGACCCTGAAAAG GTATTCTTGATGTGGGTACATCACGTGGAGCTATATTTTCCCGGATATGAAGGATATGAAGTCCCTACAAGTGATGCGATTATTCG gcACTATCGTGATATCAACTCAGGCGAATGGGGCACACTTTACCTTCCTGAAGTGGAGACGTTTGGCCCATTCAACATCACATTATATCCATGGCGATTTATGACTACTCTGTACAAAAACGTAAAGAACAGGCTGGATCGAGTATATTTACAACAAACATCCCCTTATGGTATACagtaa